One genomic window of Microbacterium sp. BH-3-3-3 includes the following:
- a CDS encoding helix-turn-helix domain-containing protein, translating into MSITTTRPQPGVTAIHAADLTAFRAAVDDSFVPLHVTAADPDRFRGTIRAACADGIHVSTVAASAHVVERTPDLIARADGPAVKMSLMLAGTGLLIQDGREALLRPGDFAVYDTSRPYSLCFSGEFRTIVTMFAPSALPLPPSALAQLTAVRVPGDGGLGGVVAPFLAQLGTHLDQVASPSGSRLVHTALDLLATVYAHELGSDVSAGDPHAALRRRVEEHIDTHLASAELSPGAIAAAHYISTRHLHTLFQGGGTTVAALIRTRRLERCRRDLTDPLLADQSVSAIGARWGFPDAAHFSRTFKSAFGFSPSECRAAH; encoded by the coding sequence ATGTCGATCACCACCACCCGCCCGCAACCGGGCGTCACCGCCATCCACGCCGCCGATCTCACCGCGTTCCGCGCGGCCGTCGACGACAGCTTCGTTCCTCTGCACGTCACCGCCGCCGACCCCGACCGCTTCCGCGGCACAATTCGGGCGGCCTGCGCCGACGGCATCCACGTCAGTACCGTCGCCGCCTCCGCCCACGTGGTCGAACGCACCCCCGACCTGATCGCTCGCGCCGACGGCCCGGCCGTGAAGATGAGCCTGATGCTCGCGGGCACGGGCCTGCTGATCCAGGACGGCCGCGAGGCGCTCCTGCGTCCGGGCGACTTCGCCGTCTACGACACCTCCCGGCCGTACTCGCTGTGCTTCAGCGGCGAGTTCCGCACCATCGTGACGATGTTCGCGCCCAGCGCGCTGCCCCTGCCGCCGTCGGCACTCGCGCAGCTCACCGCCGTGCGCGTGCCCGGCGACGGGGGCCTCGGCGGGGTCGTGGCACCCTTCCTCGCCCAGTTGGGCACGCATCTCGACCAGGTGGCGAGCCCGTCGGGATCGCGCCTGGTGCACACCGCGCTCGACCTGCTGGCCACCGTCTACGCCCACGAGCTGGGCAGCGACGTGTCGGCGGGCGATCCGCACGCCGCCCTCCGGCGCCGCGTCGAGGAGCACATCGACACGCACCTGGCCTCGGCCGAGCTGTCGCCCGGGGCGATCGCCGCCGCGCACTACATCTCGACCCGGCACCTGCACACGCTGTTCCAGGGCGGGGGGACGACGGTGGCCGCGCTCATCCGCACGCGGCGCCTGGAGCGCTGCCGCCGCGACCTGACCGACCCGCTGCTCGCCGACCAGTCGGTGTCGGCGATCGGCGCGCGCTGGGGGTTCCCGGATGCCGCGCACTTCAGCCGCACGTTCAAGTCGGCGTTCGGCTTCTCACCGAGCGAGTGCCGCGCCGCGCACTGA
- a CDS encoding SDR family NAD(P)-dependent oxidoreductase, protein MDAELHGQVALVTGGGTGIGEAVARRLARAGAHVVVTGRRREPLERVAAEIGGTAVAADAADSAAAAALVGGVVEAHGRLDIVVANAGGHGFATVADTDDVAWETALRANVTTAFVIVRAALPALIAARGRVVVMSSIAGLAAGPSVAGYTVGKHALIGLTRSLARDYGRHGVRVNTVCPGWVATPMADDEMDAFAAAAGLDDRAAAYAAVTADVPLRRPAQPDEIAAVVRFLASPESSYITGATIVADGGAHVVDVPTIAFDHAGM, encoded by the coding sequence ATGGATGCGGAATTGCACGGTCAGGTGGCCCTGGTCACCGGGGGAGGCACCGGCATCGGCGAGGCGGTCGCCCGGCGCCTCGCGCGCGCGGGCGCGCACGTCGTCGTGACGGGGCGCCGCCGCGAGCCTCTCGAACGCGTCGCCGCCGAGATCGGCGGTACCGCTGTCGCCGCGGACGCGGCGGACTCCGCGGCCGCCGCCGCCCTCGTCGGCGGCGTCGTGGAGGCGCACGGGCGACTCGACATCGTCGTCGCCAATGCCGGCGGACACGGCTTCGCGACCGTCGCCGACACCGACGACGTGGCGTGGGAGACGGCGCTGCGCGCCAACGTCACCACGGCGTTCGTGATCGTCCGGGCGGCGCTTCCCGCCCTGATCGCGGCGCGGGGGCGGGTGGTGGTGATGTCGTCGATCGCGGGATTGGCGGCGGGCCCCTCGGTGGCCGGCTACACCGTCGGCAAGCACGCGCTGATCGGGCTCACCCGCTCGCTCGCGCGCGACTACGGACGCCACGGCGTACGGGTCAACACCGTCTGCCCCGGGTGGGTGGCCACCCCCATGGCCGATGACGAGATGGACGCCTTCGCCGCGGCGGCGGGCCTCGACGACCGCGCCGCGGCGTACGCCGCCGTCACCGCCGACGTGCCGCTCCGGCGCCCCGCGCAGCCCGACGAGATCGCCGCGGTCGTGCGCTTCCTCGCCTCGCCGGAGTCGTCGTACATCACGGGGGCGACGATCGTGGCGGACGGCGGGGCGCACGTGGTCGACGTGCCCACGATCGCGTTCGATCACGCGGGCATGTGA
- a CDS encoding SDR family NAD(P)-dependent oxidoreductase, whose protein sequence is MDLHLTSRRALVTGAAGGIGRAAVRALAAEGVRVGAVDLDPRVRELGGPAFVVDLADADAAAAAVDACARELGGIDVLVLAAGISGPVGTPLGETSIGAWERVFAVNVTGAFVTLRAALPWLRASDAPAVVVVASDSALVASPGMAPYGASKAAVLQLARAAAVELAPEGIRVNAVCPSIVDTPMSRGDLGMPDGFAGAEYPVQTAAEVADQVVLLASPRLRPVSAATWVSDFGVSARSGFPA, encoded by the coding sequence ATGGACCTGCACTTGACCTCGCGCCGCGCCCTCGTCACGGGAGCCGCCGGCGGAATCGGCCGCGCGGCGGTGCGCGCGCTCGCCGCGGAAGGCGTGCGGGTGGGAGCGGTCGACCTCGACCCGCGCGTGCGCGAGCTCGGGGGTCCGGCCTTCGTCGTCGATCTCGCGGATGCCGACGCGGCCGCCGCCGCGGTCGACGCGTGCGCGCGGGAGCTCGGCGGGATCGACGTGCTCGTGCTGGCCGCCGGGATCTCGGGGCCGGTGGGCACGCCGCTGGGGGAGACGTCGATCGGGGCGTGGGAGCGGGTGTTCGCCGTCAACGTCACGGGCGCCTTCGTGACGCTGCGCGCGGCGCTGCCGTGGCTGCGCGCGTCCGACGCCCCCGCGGTGGTCGTGGTCGCGAGCGACTCGGCCCTCGTCGCGAGCCCCGGCATGGCGCCGTACGGCGCGTCGAAGGCCGCGGTGCTGCAACTGGCCCGTGCCGCCGCCGTCGAGCTGGCGCCCGAGGGGATCCGCGTCAACGCCGTGTGCCCCTCGATCGTCGACACCCCGATGAGCCGGGGCGACCTCGGGATGCCGGACGGCTTCGCCGGCGCGGAGTACCCGGTGCAGACGGCGGCCGAGGTGGCCGACCAGGTCGTGCTTCTGGCATCCCCGCGCCTGCGACCGGTGTCGGCGGCCACCTGGGTGTCGGATTTCGGCGTCAGCGCCCGGTCCGGTTTTCCCGCCTGA
- a CDS encoding APC family permease, with amino-acid sequence MTDSTSPGSSTALQRGALGVAGIVFLVLAAVAPLTGIVVVASLAIALGNGGGTPASFLIIAVILLLFAVGYAQMSKQLVNAGGFYAFVVKGLGRTGGLIAGLIATLGYNFFVVGTIGTSGFFMQSIIAGLTGFDVHWYVWGLLSIVVCFVLARTGVDFSSKVLGVALVLEVLMLVVFDVSVLVQTGYDLGAFSPEAVFSGSLPIGLLLAATGFLGFEATALFGEEARNPLKTIPRATYTAIVAIGVILGVTTWAMVSATGVARAQATAQEHLATGDLIFSISATYLGPQLTVVMQVLLLVSLFAAMLAFHNSATRYLYALGRARVLPFALARTRSSGAPQLAGIVQAAFAAVVAGLFALAGLDPILNLVPAMLGFGTLAVIVLQALAALSIVVFFRRRGDRRWWSTLIAPGIGFLALSIIVVLAVVNFDIVAGSSEPAIRLMPLLLVAAVIGGIGYGAYLRRRKPAIYSGLSDDLEAFNVAPAEQGKDPVPGL; translated from the coding sequence ATGACCGACTCGACCTCCCCCGGCTCGTCCACGGCGCTGCAGCGCGGCGCCCTGGGGGTCGCGGGCATCGTCTTCCTCGTGCTCGCCGCCGTCGCCCCTCTGACCGGCATCGTCGTGGTCGCCTCTCTCGCGATCGCGCTCGGCAACGGCGGAGGCACGCCCGCGTCGTTCCTGATCATCGCCGTCATCCTGCTGCTGTTCGCCGTGGGGTACGCGCAGATGTCGAAGCAGCTCGTCAACGCCGGCGGGTTCTACGCGTTCGTGGTCAAGGGCCTCGGACGCACGGGCGGACTGATCGCGGGGCTCATCGCCACCCTCGGCTACAACTTCTTCGTCGTGGGCACGATCGGCACCAGCGGCTTCTTCATGCAGTCGATCATCGCCGGACTCACCGGCTTCGACGTGCACTGGTACGTGTGGGGCCTGCTCTCGATCGTCGTGTGCTTCGTCCTGGCCCGCACGGGCGTCGACTTCTCGTCGAAAGTGCTCGGCGTCGCCCTGGTGCTCGAGGTGCTGATGCTCGTCGTGTTCGACGTGTCGGTGCTCGTGCAGACCGGGTACGACCTGGGAGCCTTCTCACCCGAGGCCGTGTTCTCGGGATCGCTGCCCATCGGCCTGCTGCTCGCGGCGACCGGGTTCCTCGGGTTCGAAGCCACCGCCCTGTTCGGCGAAGAGGCGCGCAACCCGCTCAAGACCATCCCGCGGGCGACCTACACCGCCATCGTCGCGATCGGCGTCATCCTCGGAGTCACCACCTGGGCCATGGTCAGCGCCACGGGGGTCGCGCGGGCGCAGGCGACCGCGCAGGAGCACCTGGCCACCGGCGACCTCATCTTCAGCATCTCGGCCACCTACCTCGGCCCGCAGCTGACGGTCGTGATGCAGGTGCTGCTGCTGGTGAGCCTGTTCGCCGCCATGCTCGCCTTCCACAACTCGGCGACCCGCTACCTCTACGCGCTCGGGCGCGCCCGCGTGCTGCCCTTCGCGCTCGCCCGCACCCGCTCCTCGGGTGCTCCGCAGCTCGCCGGGATCGTGCAGGCCGCGTTCGCCGCCGTCGTCGCGGGCCTGTTCGCCCTCGCGGGCCTCGACCCGATCCTGAACCTCGTCCCCGCCATGCTCGGCTTCGGCACGCTCGCCGTGATCGTGCTGCAGGCGCTGGCCGCGCTGTCGATCGTCGTGTTCTTCCGCCGTCGCGGTGACCGCCGCTGGTGGAGCACGCTGATCGCGCCGGGCATCGGCTTCCTCGCACTGTCGATCATCGTGGTCCTGGCCGTCGTCAACTTCGACATCGTCGCCGGATCCAGCGAACCCGCCATCCGCCTGATGCCGCTGCTGCTCGTGGCGGCCGTCATCGGCGGCATCGGGTACGGCGCCTACCTGCGCCGCCGCAAGCCCGCGATCTACTCCGGCTTGTCCGACGACCTCGAGGCGTTCAACGTCGCCCCGGCCGAGCAGGGGAAAGACCCGGTTCCCGGACTCTGA
- a CDS encoding molybdenum cofactor biosynthesis F family protein yields the protein MTDTLNLSDTRTWLPLDGLAPGFDAAKAELTDDLAGRTFTTVDERGAQTAYRFDADAVVWESGAESGRDDVEVIEVDEALYYAQYTPAAHPDTAVTLILDLRSGYALTVVSALGSAEPGRTAVQMSFTPARIAELEAHGEAPAPTDELIGRRVLWVYSTVHAYEHVYLSPHWYSWHCLAGPEQGLADTDENTVWRVRPGIYVFTWREKVIPCGSVTIADHRDQKALRAHGVLFGADESNSGATHFTFGAHGRLLSNTVHPLEYDPARPLER from the coding sequence ATGACCGACACCCTCAACCTGTCCGACACCCGCACCTGGCTGCCCCTCGACGGGCTCGCTCCCGGCTTCGACGCCGCCAAGGCCGAGCTCACCGACGACCTCGCGGGCCGCACGTTCACCACCGTCGACGAGCGGGGCGCGCAGACCGCGTACCGGTTCGACGCGGATGCCGTGGTGTGGGAGTCGGGGGCCGAGAGCGGCCGCGACGACGTCGAGGTCATCGAGGTCGACGAGGCGCTGTACTACGCGCAGTACACGCCCGCCGCGCACCCCGACACCGCCGTGACGCTCATCCTCGACCTGCGCAGCGGATACGCGCTGACGGTCGTGAGCGCGCTGGGCAGCGCCGAGCCCGGACGCACCGCGGTGCAGATGAGCTTCACGCCCGCGCGCATCGCCGAGCTCGAGGCGCACGGGGAGGCACCCGCGCCCACCGACGAGCTCATCGGTCGCCGCGTGCTGTGGGTGTACTCGACCGTGCACGCGTACGAGCACGTGTACCTCTCGCCGCACTGGTACTCGTGGCACTGCCTCGCCGGCCCCGAGCAGGGCCTCGCCGACACCGACGAGAACACGGTGTGGCGCGTGCGTCCGGGCATCTACGTCTTCACGTGGCGCGAGAAGGTCATCCCGTGCGGCTCGGTGACGATCGCCGACCACCGCGACCAGAAGGCCCTGCGCGCCCACGGCGTGCTCTTCGGCGCCGACGAGTCGAACAGCGGCGCCACGCACTTCACGTTCGGCGCGCACGGCCGCCTGCTGTCGAACACCGTGCACCCGCTCGAGTACGACCCGGCGCGTCCACTGGAGCGCTGA
- a CDS encoding ABC transporter permease → MTENRFLRAIVEGVVRTPLLVVLIVMVIGVHLATDSFFGWQNIRGILQDSAVIAIVAIPVAMLLIAGYIDLSVGSSLALGGVVASLVMDKGAGQPAVAIVLAILAGAAVGLVNAVIVTVLGLNSFITTLGTLTAVRGVAQLISPTPRNNFGPEFGLLGVGTVAGVPLSVWIAAVLLIVAGVFLAFTPTGRHVYAVGVNRQAAYLSGVPVRRLPFSLFVLSGAMSGFAGTIVVARLNSAPAGQIGAGFELVVLTAVLLGGVALTGGEGTIFGVVVGVLFYGALNNSLVLLGVTTFWQAVASGLALVAAIGLSALTHVLRVRLATARARRLVALAA, encoded by the coding sequence GTGACCGAGAACCGCTTCCTCCGCGCCATCGTCGAGGGCGTCGTGCGCACCCCGCTGCTCGTCGTGCTGATCGTGATGGTCATCGGCGTGCACCTGGCCACCGACTCGTTCTTCGGGTGGCAGAACATCCGCGGCATCCTGCAGGACAGCGCGGTGATCGCCATCGTCGCGATCCCCGTGGCGATGCTGCTCATCGCGGGGTACATCGACCTCTCGGTGGGCTCGAGCCTCGCGCTCGGCGGGGTCGTGGCATCCCTCGTCATGGACAAGGGCGCCGGTCAACCCGCCGTCGCGATCGTGCTCGCGATCCTCGCCGGGGCGGCGGTCGGGCTGGTCAACGCGGTGATCGTCACGGTGCTCGGGCTCAACTCCTTCATCACCACGCTCGGCACGCTCACCGCGGTGCGCGGGGTCGCGCAGCTGATCAGCCCGACCCCGCGCAACAACTTCGGCCCGGAGTTCGGCCTGCTGGGCGTGGGCACCGTCGCGGGTGTGCCGCTGTCGGTGTGGATCGCCGCGGTGCTGCTCATCGTGGCGGGCGTCTTCCTCGCGTTCACCCCGACCGGCCGGCACGTGTATGCGGTCGGCGTGAACCGTCAGGCCGCGTACCTCTCGGGCGTCCCCGTGCGGCGCCTGCCGTTCTCGCTCTTCGTGCTCTCGGGCGCGATGTCGGGCTTCGCCGGAACCATCGTCGTCGCGCGGCTCAACAGCGCCCCCGCCGGGCAGATCGGCGCGGGCTTCGAACTCGTCGTGCTCACCGCGGTGCTGCTCGGGGGCGTGGCCCTGACCGGCGGCGAGGGAACGATCTTCGGCGTCGTGGTGGGCGTGCTCTTCTACGGGGCGCTGAACAACTCGCTCGTGCTGCTGGGCGTCACCACCTTCTGGCAGGCGGTCGCCAGCGGCCTGGCCCTGGTGGCCGCGATCGGGCTCAGCGCCCTCACGCACGTGCTGCGCGTCCGCCTCGCGACCGCTCGGGCGCGCAGGTTGGTGGCGCTGGCCGCCTGA
- a CDS encoding sugar ABC transporter ATP-binding protein: MTVTVRGLTKRYGATLALDDVTLDIPGGRIHALLGHNGAGKSTLIACLGGGVAPTAGTIEIDGTTHDSLTPRTSIAAGVAVIYQHLSLLENMTVAENLFIGQERTTAGLIRRGEQRRLAREALDAVGAGGIDPDVRVATLPIGQRQLVEIAKVVRRDAKLIVFDEPTAALSRAEATRLGALVRDLAGRGIAILYVTHLLGEVLALADAATVMRNGRAVWSAEGAGITRETLVAAISDGHGATNDRPAAPRQGETPVLEVRGLTAPGLGPIDLSVAPGEIVACYGLVGSGRTRFLGTVFGRIPRTGGTLLIDGVPRETRSPAQGLRAGIALVPADRAREGLFAALPAQDNIVIDAMRRLGSWGMRSLPAERGVFDRIADGLALRPRAADLPAGRFSGGNQQKILLGRWVNDAARTRVILLDDPTQGVDVGARKDIYDAVKALAAEKGVGVIVATNEPEEVIDLAHRCLVFSRGAWSTSSTSPRPRPTACSRPCTPPPPP, from the coding sequence ATGACTGTCACCGTGCGCGGTCTGACGAAGCGGTACGGGGCCACCCTCGCGCTCGACGACGTCACCCTCGACATCCCCGGCGGGCGCATCCACGCGCTGCTCGGACACAACGGCGCGGGCAAGTCCACGCTCATCGCCTGCCTCGGCGGCGGGGTGGCGCCCACCGCCGGCACGATCGAGATCGACGGCACCACCCACGACTCCCTCACCCCGCGCACCTCGATCGCCGCCGGCGTCGCCGTGATCTACCAGCACCTCAGCCTGCTCGAGAACATGACCGTCGCCGAAAACCTCTTCATCGGGCAGGAGCGCACCACCGCGGGGCTCATCCGCCGCGGGGAACAGCGTCGCCTCGCCCGCGAGGCGCTCGACGCCGTGGGCGCCGGGGGCATCGACCCCGACGTGCGGGTGGCGACCCTGCCCATCGGACAGCGCCAGCTGGTCGAGATCGCCAAGGTGGTGCGCCGCGATGCGAAGCTCATCGTCTTCGACGAGCCCACGGCCGCGCTCTCGCGCGCCGAGGCCACCCGTCTGGGTGCGCTCGTGCGCGACCTCGCCGGTCGGGGTATCGCGATCCTGTACGTCACCCACCTGTTGGGCGAGGTGCTCGCGCTCGCCGATGCCGCCACCGTCATGCGCAACGGACGGGCCGTCTGGTCGGCCGAGGGCGCCGGGATCACGCGCGAGACGCTGGTCGCCGCCATCAGCGACGGCCACGGCGCCACGAACGACCGCCCCGCGGCTCCCCGCCAGGGCGAGACGCCGGTGCTCGAGGTGCGCGGACTCACCGCGCCCGGCCTCGGACCGATCGACCTCTCCGTCGCTCCGGGTGAGATCGTCGCCTGCTACGGGCTCGTCGGCTCGGGGCGGACGCGCTTCCTCGGCACCGTGTTCGGGCGCATCCCGCGCACCGGCGGCACGCTCCTGATCGACGGCGTCCCGCGCGAGACCCGCTCCCCGGCGCAGGGTCTTCGTGCCGGCATCGCCCTCGTTCCCGCCGACCGCGCGCGCGAGGGACTGTTCGCCGCCCTCCCCGCCCAGGACAACATCGTGATCGACGCGATGCGCCGGCTCGGATCGTGGGGAATGCGCTCGCTCCCCGCTGAACGCGGGGTGTTCGATCGCATCGCCGACGGGCTCGCCCTGCGCCCCCGCGCGGCGGATCTGCCCGCCGGACGCTTCAGCGGCGGCAATCAGCAGAAGATCCTGCTCGGTCGCTGGGTCAACGACGCCGCCCGCACGCGGGTGATCCTGCTCGACGACCCCACCCAAGGTGTGGATGTCGGCGCCCGCAAAGACATCTACGACGCCGTGAAGGCCCTCGCCGCCGAGAAGGGCGTGGGCGTGATCGTCGCCACCAACGAACCCGAAGAGGTCATCGACCTCGCGCACCGCTGCCTCGTCTTCTCGCGGGGAGCGTGGTCGACGAGCTCGACGTCGCCGAGACCACGGCCGACGGCCTGCTCTCGGCCGTGCACACCGCCCCCACCGCCCTGA
- a CDS encoding sugar ABC transporter substrate-binding protein, whose amino-acid sequence MKRRLRLTAMASVVIAGLALSACSTTAADDAGSGPSAAPSDRGPVTKILFDYPFTALPVYGAIVNIVEQRAAEKGVEVTFTNDEMDLQKQVSQLTSNLTSDVDAVVSFPVDPASLESVAQQYRDGGKYWVTYGGDMTNQDATLQFSFYQSGYDLGKDAAEWALKNVGPDAKVIVLSETERQIGQERTQGLLDGLKEAGPDLQIVGQQQAVTPDDGLSVTTTLLAQNPDVNVVVSAVGDAAQGAYQALVASGRAENDAKTYVGGLDPNLFLLQKMKDGNFFRAATYFSLKDLVDNVIDIPIALGEGKTDASVDLPVTVVTVDDPDLSSYITELGG is encoded by the coding sequence ATGAAGCGCCGCCTCCGCCTGACCGCGATGGCCTCGGTCGTCATCGCCGGCCTCGCCCTCTCCGCCTGCAGCACCACCGCCGCCGACGACGCCGGATCGGGGCCCAGCGCGGCCCCGTCCGACCGCGGACCGGTCACGAAGATCCTGTTCGACTACCCCTTCACCGCCCTGCCTGTCTACGGCGCCATCGTCAACATCGTCGAGCAGCGCGCGGCCGAGAAGGGCGTGGAGGTCACCTTCACCAACGACGAGATGGACCTGCAGAAGCAGGTCAGCCAGCTCACCTCGAACCTCACCAGCGACGTCGATGCCGTCGTGTCGTTCCCCGTCGACCCCGCGAGCCTGGAGTCGGTCGCGCAGCAGTACCGCGACGGCGGGAAGTACTGGGTGACCTACGGCGGCGACATGACCAATCAGGACGCGACGCTGCAGTTCAGCTTCTACCAGTCGGGGTACGACCTCGGGAAGGATGCCGCGGAGTGGGCCCTGAAGAACGTCGGCCCCGACGCGAAGGTGATCGTGCTCAGCGAGACCGAGCGGCAGATCGGTCAGGAGCGCACGCAGGGCCTGCTCGACGGTCTGAAGGAAGCCGGTCCCGACCTGCAGATCGTCGGCCAGCAGCAGGCCGTCACCCCCGACGACGGTCTGTCGGTCACCACCACGCTGCTCGCGCAGAACCCGGACGTCAACGTCGTCGTCTCGGCGGTCGGTGACGCCGCTCAAGGTGCGTACCAGGCGCTCGTCGCCTCGGGCCGCGCCGAGAACGACGCGAAGACGTACGTCGGCGGGCTCGACCCCAACCTGTTCCTCCTGCAGAAGATGAAGGACGGCAACTTCTTCCGCGCCGCCACCTACTTCTCGCTGAAGGACCTCGTCGACAACGTCATCGACATCCCGATCGCGCTCGGCGAGGGCAAGACGGATGCCAGCGTCGACCTGCCCGTGACCGTCGTCACGGTCGACGATCCCGACCTCTCGAGCTACATCACCGAGCTCGGCGGCTGA